The following proteins are co-located in the Apium graveolens cultivar Ventura chromosome 5, ASM990537v1, whole genome shotgun sequence genome:
- the LOC141660334 gene encoding replication protein A 70 kDa DNA-binding subunit D-like: protein MESAVFNLIEDLDQSTTNWKIKARVTRMWTSVSSENGSVKGYNVILLDDDNNHVHAFVYPNIWNGFKTPVIEGGVYVFDQFSVKDAVGNLKLVQTDICIRFSQYTTVTAVEDNGMIPAYKFEFLDLGDLFAEASKYQPQQQPEFAIDVIGVIEDFEPLTKLDTKFGMRDIVKFRICDSSNQHKVSVWGDLAVLANNIYTTELQSPVIAIITSTKVTTFMNTVQIGTLPSSKLYLNLDDESVTDMRMRLKEEGYLSKREKYLKAAKSEFVQPFMERMTLKDLNEKLTYDDLKKRIYTTFSVVKVDEDVAWWFYSCNKCQQEVERLDRRFRCNNCPHIIPVAPKRFRIMVLAEDDTFSCNIMLMDRAARRIVGTSAAKAYNDFEKAPEEVLPQVLKDLVGKEVTVIIQLNKANVTEDSTIFDANDIFDTIRRVQVHLNLYIYQNLPPSTFPLM, encoded by the exons ATGGAGTCTGCAGTATTCAATCTTATTGAAGACCTTGATCAATCGACTACCAATTGGAAGATTAAGGCTAGAGTAACTAGGATGTGGACCAGCGTTAGCTCTGAGAATGGATCAGTCAAAGGATATAATGTCATTCTGCTTGATGATGAT AATAATCACGTCCATGCATTTGTTTATCCCAATATTTGGAATGGATTCAAAACTCCTGTGATTGAAGGAGGCGTTTATGTTTTTGACCAATTTTCTGTGAAAGATGCTGTCGGTAATCTGAAGCTTGTACAAACTGATATCTGCATCAGATTTTCACAATATACTACGGTCACTGCTGTTGAAGACAATGGCATGATTCCTGCCTACAAATTCGAATTTCTGGATTTAGGTGATCTTTTTGCTGAGGCCAGCAAATATCAGCCACAACAACAGCCTGAATTTGCTATAG ATGTAATTGGAGTTATTGAGGATTTTGAACCTCTAACGAAACTTGACACAAAATTTGGCATGCGAGACATTGTCAAATTCAGGATTTGTGATTCCAG TAATCAGCATAAAGTAAGTGTTTGGGGAGATCTTGCTGTGTTGGCCAATAACATTTATACTACGGAACTCCAGTCTCCAGTAATTGCAATAATAACGAGCACAAAAGTTACAACTTTCATGA ATACTGTGCAGATTGGTACTTTGCCATCTTCAAAATTGTACCTCAACCTAGATGATGAATCCGTGACTGATATGAGGATGAG GTTGAAGGAGGAGGGATATTTGTCAAAGAGAGAAAAATATCTTAAGGCGGCAAAATCTGAATTTGTTCAACCCTTTATGGAACGAATGACATTAAAGGATCTCAATGAAAAGCTGACATATGATGACTTGAAG AAAAGGATATACACCACATTCTCAGTTGTTAAGGTGGATGAGGATGTAGCATGGTGGTTTTATAGTTGTAACAAATGTCAACAAGAGGTTGAGCGGCTTGACAGGAGATTTCGATGTAATAATTGCCCTCACATAATTCCGGTTGCCCCTAAAAG GTTTCGTATCATGGTCCTTGCCGAAGATGATACATTTTCATGTAATATTATGCTCATGGACCGAGCTGCTAGAAGGATTGTTGGCACAAGTGCAGCAAAAGCGTATAATGATTTTGAGAAG GCTCCTGAAGAAGTCCTTCCTCAGGTACTTAAAGATTTGGTTGGAAAGGAAGTCACTGTCATTATTCAATTGAACAAAGCAAATGTAACTGAGGATAGTACCATATTTGATGCAAATGACATATTTGACACGATACGCAGAGTCCAAGTCCATCTCAATCTGTACATATATCAGAATCTTCCTCCATCAACTTTTCCATTAATGTAA